The DNA segment AACCAGCTCGACCAGCTCGAACGTGACGCCGGTCCGCTCGTCGCGACCTGGTCCGGCAGCGCACGGGAGGCCTACGAGCAGCGGCAGGCCCGGTGGCGTGCCGCATCCGAGGACCTTCAGGGTCATCTCCGGCGGATCAGGCTTGCGCTGGAGGAGTCGGCGGCCGACTATGCGGAGACCGAGCGGGCGGCGGCCGAGCGATTCCGATGACCGATTCGTCCGGTCCTGGAGGGTCGCCCGTTAGCGTAATGGACCTGGCCACTTGCGCAGCTACCATCAGTGGTTGGATGATCGCGCCCGGCGATCAATAGTGGCTTGCGGGGTCCGCCGGATCTCGTGCCGGGAACGCTGCGAATACGGTCCAGCAGTCAGCATGCCGCCGCCCATTGTGATTGCGGCCTGACCTTGTAGGTTATACGCGTTGAGTTGGCCCGTTCGCAGCGTGGGGAGAGGTGGACGTGTCCGAGTGGGAACCGGCTACGGACGCCGAGATCGCGATGCGCGATGCGTTGCGCACCGACGACCAGGAGTCCTACTTCCGTATTCTCGCCGGTGTCGACCTCCTGTTACCAGTCTCCGCCGACGCGCTCGCGGGTCTGGCGCCGCTGGGCTGGGGGACGTGGAGCACCGGTGGGCGTACGCATGTGCTCGCCTTCACCTCCCAGGCCGCACTGAAGTCGTGCCTCGCTGACTACAGCGGCTCCGCGCGCCGCGTGCCCTACGCGGAGCTCGCCAACACCTGGCCCAACCTCGAGTGGTGGCTCGCCGTCAATCCCGGCCTGCCGATCGAGGGATACCTTCCGGCCTGGTTCGTGGCCCAGCTGGCCCGCGGCGACCTGCGCCTGCCCACGCGCGGCCCGGGCCGCGACGCTCAGGGCGGCACCTCCAAGATCCAGGAGCTGGGGGCGGCCGCGCTGGCCGCCAGCCGTGGCGGTGAGGCGCCCGCTGGTGGGCCGGCCTATCCGGCTGCCGCTTCCCCTGCGTCTTCGCCGTCTTCTTCGTCGCCTTCTTCTTCGCCGGCGCCGGTCGCTGCGGCGCTCGGTGCTGGTCCTGGTTCTGCCGGCCCCGGCGCTTCGGGCTTTGTAGCGCCTTCCGTGGCTCCGATTCCGCCGGTCGGTTCGCCCGGTGGTGCCGCCGGTTCGCCTAGTGGGCCTGGTGGTCTGCCGGTGCGGACGCCGGGGACTACCGCTCCTGGTGGCGCCGCCCCGGTGAGTGCGCCGGCGGGTCCGCTCGGCCAGCCGGTTTCCTCTTCGCCGGCGCCTGCCCCGCTCGCTCCGCCTGTCCCGCCCGCGCCTGCTTCGACGCCGGGTGGTCTGCCGGTCCGGACTCCGGGCACGGCCGCGCCCGGCGGCACTCCCGCCGGCTACCAGCCGCCGCCGCCCGCTGCCACGCCGGCGGCATACCAGCAGCCGTCCGCTGCCACGCCGGCCGCTGCCACGCCGGGCGCGTTCCAGCAGCCGTCCGCTTCCACGCCGGCCGCGTATCAACCGCCTGCTGCGGTCCCGGCCGCGTATCAACCGCCCGCTGCCACCCCGGCCGCCTACCAGGCGCCGGCCGTGCCCGCTCCTTCTGCCTATCAGGTGCCGGCGGTGCCCGCGCCCGGCACCTACCAGCAGCCGCCCGCCGCTTCCTCGGCCGCTGCTGCCTTCCCGTCAGCCGCTGCTGCTTTCCCGTCGGCTGCCGGTTCGCCGTCGCTCGCCGGTCCGGCCGGCACGCCTTCCTCGCCCGGTTCGCCGTCTTCGTCCGGGTCTGCTGGTCTTCAGTCGCCGCCCGGATCGCCGTCTTTGTCCGGGTCGGCTGGTCTTCAGCCGTCGTCTGGGGTGCCGTCGTCGTCTGGGGTGCCGTCGTCTGGAGTGCCGTCGTCTGGGGCGCCCTCGTTGACCGGTCCGGCCGGGTTGCAGCCGCCGGCTGTGGCTGGTGGGTCGGCGGCCGGTCCTGCTGTCGGTGGGCCTACGCCGGGAGCGGGGATCGCTACGCCGGGGTGGGACAAGGCAGGGATGCCGTTCAACCCGGAAGAGGATCCGCGCGGGCCGTTGCAGGACCTGAAGGCGCCGCTGCCCGTCCGTACGCCGATGGCCAACACGCCGCCGGTCCCGGAACACGTGGCGCCCTACGACCCGGCGGAGACCCCGTTCGCGCCGAGCTGGTCCGGACAGCGCCCGCCCGGCGCCCCGGTCTCGGCCGCGCCGATCTCCGCCACCCCGGCCTCAGCCGCTCCTCACCCGAGTAGCCAGGCTTCAGGCATCCCGGCTTCAGGCATCCCGGCTTCAGGCATCCCGGCTTCAGGCATTCCGGCTTCGGGTGGACAGGCCTTCGGCGCGCCCGCTGGCGGTGCTCCGGCCATGGGCGCTCCGCTTTCCGCCGCTCCTGCTTCGGCTGCGCCTCTCTCCGGCGCCGGTTCGGCTCTGCCGCGGCGTCAGCCCGGGCAGTCCGCCGGTTCGTCTCAGGGTGGTGCCGCGGCGGCCTTCACCAGCTTCCCGGGTTTCGCGCCGGCTGGTGCGGGACCGGCGACGCCCGCGCCCGCAGCACCCGCCTTCCCGCAAGGTCCGGCGTCTCCGCTGGCAGCCGCCGCGCAGACAGGAACGGGCTCGCCGAGCCTCCCGGGAACGGAGGGAGCGGCGAATCCGCTTCCCAGGCGGCAGGTGACCCCTCCGTCGGAGCGGCCGGCGTCGATGGCGGCTGCCGCTCAAGCTCTCGGTTCTGGTCGGCAGCCCGGTGAGCAGGCTGCGGCCGGCGCTGACCGGTTCGGGCCGTCCGGACCGCCGCCGTCCATCCAGCCGCCCTCGGTGCAGTCGGCCGCCGCGCAGCCGGCTCAGGGTCAGGCGGCTCAGGGACAGCCGGGTGTCGGGCAGCAGGGATTCGGGCAGCTGAGCGCACCGGCCAGTCCGGCCCTTGCGCCGCCTGTCATTCCGGGCCCGCCGAACGCCCGGCAGGGGCTGTCGTCCGGCTACACGCCGGCGTCGTTCGCTACGCCGACTCCGGCGCCCTACTCGGCCCCGCCCGCTCCGCAGATTCCCGGTATGCCGCCGCAGGGCAGCCCGGCTTCGGCGTACGCGACGACCGGGTACGGGAACGCCCACACGACCCAGGTCATCCCGGTGACGCCGGCGGCGTACGGAAACACCAGCCCGGCAGCGTCGAACCTCGGCGTGACCGGCTCGGCGACCGGTGGGCAGGCGCCGCAGGACAACCCGGACGCTGTCGAGTTCGTGCCCGCTAACGACGTCGAACGGGACCTGCAGGACGCCGCCGACGCCGGGAACACCGACGTGTTCCTGTCGACGCTGCTGCTGGCGAACGTGCTGGTGCCGGTCGCGAGCCATTCCCGTCCGGGCAGTTCGCCGGGCGAGTCGGGCTTCGCGTTCCTGCCCGAGGACGTCGACGGTGAGCGGTTCCTGATCGTCTTCACCAGCAAGGACCGGCTTTCGGATCATTTCGGCGAGCCCACTCGTACGGTCGGGGTCCGCTTCTACGAACTGATCCGCAATTGGCCCGACCCGTCCTGGTCGTTCGCGGTGAACCCGGGCACGCCGGTCGGCGCGAAGTACCCGGGCGCCCAGATCATCCAGCTCGCGAACTGGGCCACCGAGGCCGGACTGGGCGCGGACCCGGTCGAGGGGCCCGCCGCCGAGGACGCGGTCAGCCCGGTGCCGGCGCCGGAACCGGCGAGTGACGAGGCGCAGTCCGCCACCGTCATGCAGAAGACGATCTCGGCCGAGCAGGTCGACTACTACCTGGATCGTGGATACGACCGGGTGGCCGGTTTCGTGCACCGCGCGTCCGAGGTCGAGCACCTGCGTACCCCGGCGGAGCTGTTCGGCGCGCTCGGTCTCTACTACGAGGCCTCGCCGTTCCAGCCGGATGCCAAGGAGGCGTTCGTGCTGCGCTGGCCGGCGTACCGGCCCAGCCTGTACCGGATCCCCTACGGCGGGCAGAACGAGCAGGCGCTGCGGGCCATGGACGGCTGGGTGATCGAGCGCCCGCCGTTCCGCGGCAACGGTTTCGCGCCCGGCGAGGGCCGGGACGTCATCGCCGAGTTCAAGGTGGACAGTGTCCGGCTGCCGCACGGCGCGCAGCTGTGGCAGATCGACGCGGACGGCAACGAGCGGATGCTGGCGATCTTCGACGCGGATGCTCCGCTGTGGCGCCGGGTGGGTGAGCAGTGATGCGTGACGGCTACGTGGTGACCTGGCAGGGCCGGGAGTTCGACGCGGCGCCCGACGGGGACAAGGTCCGCATCTACGCGACCGCTCCGCAGGACGGCTTCGAGGAGATCAAGCCGGGCCGTTTCGTGCGGGTTCTCGAGCCGGATGAGTACGAGGAGATCGCGTACGTCCGCACGCTCTGCACCTGGCGAGGCGAACCGTTCATCGTGCTCGCCGAGGCGGACAGCTGGCTGCGCCTGGAGTACACCGGTGGTCGTGCCCCGGTGGCCCGCCGCCTGGGTCTGGAAGAGTTCGACTACGGCGTCTACCAGGGCTGGGCCCCGGCCAACGAGGTCCGGGACCGCTACGAACACCGCATGTAGCTAGCTCGGCGTCTTCAACCAGCGGAGGATTTCGCCGGTCACGACGTCGGGGGCTTCGCGGTGCAGGAAGTGGCCGGTCTCCGGGATGAGGCGCCATTCGTACGGCGCGGTCACGTACCGGCCGGAGCCCTGCGCCGTCCTCGGTAGCACAGCGGTGTCGAGCGCGCCGTGCAGTTGCAGCGTGGGCACGCTCGACGGGCGCTGCATCAGCTTCACGAACCGGTATCCCTGTAGTCGCAGCGCGCTGCGCGCCACCCAGCGGTAGGCCTCCAGGGCGCAGAAGGCGGCCTGCGGGATCTGCATGGCTTGGCGGCAGCGGTACGCGTAATCGCCGAACTCGTCGGTGACAGCGAACTTCGGGCTGCTCCACTTGGTCATCAGCTCGCCGACCAGCGCGGCGTCGTCGCGGGTCAGGACGTGTTCGAAACGCGGCACCTGGAAGCGCAGCACGGCCGATGAGGCGTTGAGCTGGCCGCGCGGGTCGGCGAAGAGGGCCGCCCGCAGGCGCAGCGGGTGCGCGGCGCCGAGGACGACGAGCCGGTTGACCAGTTTGGGATGGAAGGACGCGGCCGCCCAGCCGACCATGCCGCCGGCGCCGGCCCCGACGACGGTGGCCGAGCGCTCACCGAGAGCCCGGATCAGGCCGGTGACGTCGGCGGCCATCGTGTAGCCGTCGTATCCCCGGGGTGGCTTGTCGCTGGCGCCGTATCCCCGGAGGTCGATGGCGGCCGCCCGGTAGCCCGCGTCGGCCACCCGGATCATGATGTCGTTCCAGGCCCACCAGAACTCGGGGAAGCCGTGCAGGAAGAGCACGAGCGGCCCGGTGCCGACCTCGGCGACGTGGAAGCGGCTGCCGTTGGCGCCGACGAAGCGATGGCTCCACGGCCCCTCCGCCAGTACGAACGACTCGTCCATCATGTGGTCAGCCTATGCGCCACTGTCACGGGCGCTCGCGCAGACTCACGTGATCGGTTCGGCGGCGGTCATCGCCATGAGATTGCCGGGGCCGCAGTAGATCCGGATGAGCGTGGTCTCGAGGTACACCTTCGCCCGTTTGCCCTGGGGCAGCTCCAGCCCGTCGGCGTTGTAGAGCGCGTACCTCGTACCGTCGTCGGCGAGGAAGCCGTAGCACGGACCTTGACCACCGCGGGTGACCGATCCGCTGACCCAGCCCGTCACCGGGGGCTTGTCACCCGGTTCGCGCGGAATCTCCGAGGGGGATGGGCCGGGGACGGCGGAGGGCGAGAGGCTGGGAGCGAGGGAGGCGGGGGAACCGGGTGAGCCCGGCGAATCCGCTGAATTCGCGCAGCCGGCGAGGACGAGGACCGCCGCGGTGGCGACAGTGGGAAATGCGCGCATTCCGGTGAGACGGTCCGGGGCCGGGAGCGGTTCCCGGAGACCGGAGTCCCCGGGAACCGCACAGTCACTTCGCCGTCACGGTGCCGACGTCCAGCCGCTGGTTCGCAGTGGACGCCATCGGCTGTTTCACCTCGACGATGATGTTGTATTCGCCGGCCATCGGCACGTTCGTGACCGCTTCATAGACGCCCTGTCGTCCGGACATCTCGGCCATCACGATCGGGCCGTTCTTGTGCGCCATCGGCATGGCCACCATGTCGGTGTACGCGACGACCTGCCCCTTGGTGATCGGGTCATAGCTGCCCGGGGCACTGACCCTCGCCTCGATCCGCACCTGGAGGTCGCCCAGGTGCTCACTGGTGATCGAGATGGCGGCCGCCGGCTCCGCGGCGTTGTTCTGCTCCGCAGCGGCCGGCGGTGAAGAGGCGACCGGTTCGGCGGTGCGCGGCCGGGTGGCGAGGAAGCCCACCACGCCGATCACCAGCGCGGCGGTCATCCCGATGCAGATGCCCAGGATCAGGCCCTGCCGGAACGGCTTCGGCTGCGAGCGCCGCGGCCTCCCCTTGCGGGCCGGTTTCTTGCCGTGCCGCATCTCGGCGGGCAGACGCCACTTCTCCTTGCCCATGGTCATCACGACACCGGCTTGTCCGGCAGGGCGATCAGGCCGCTCTGCGCTGTCGCGTGTACCCGGAAGATGCCCCATTGTCCACTGACCAGATGCCGTGCCAGTGTCCCGGACCGGTACAGGTAGTCACCGGCCGCCGCCCGTCTGCCGCCGGCGCCGCCGGTGACTGCCGGGTCGAGGACGATCTGGTACGACACCCCGGGGTTGAACTGGCCCTGGGTGGCCGCCAGTTGCGACTGGGCGTCGTTCGGCGCCCGCCGCCACAGGTGGTCGTGCAACGCGAAGCTCGTGGACCGCGCGTCACCGACGGCCTGACCGACGTGGAACACCGTCTTGTCCCCGCCGTACGCCTGGAACGTCGGCGTGGCCGGGTCCCCGTGCACATAGGAGCTGAAGATGTTGGTGATGTTCTGGTCGGCGGCGTATCGGTGGGACCAGGGTTCGTTGGTGTAGTTGATCGAGAAGTCGCCCTGGTCCTCGGCGTCGTCGGCCTCACTGCTCGGCGTCTGGGCCAGGTCGAGGTTGTCCGGCACCGGCTGGTCGTCGGCCGGGTTGCCGTTGGTGTCCTTCCGGAACAGCGCCAGGTCGCTGTTCATCAGCACGATGTTCTCCCGGAAGTCCGGAACCGACGGGTTGGCGATCACCGCGCTGGTTCCGCTGGCCAGCGGGGCTCCGGTGGCCGGATTGAGGTACGTCGACCCGGTCGGCTCGATGATCAGCGCCCCGTAGAGGCCGTGCGTGGCGTGGTGCATCGGGTCGGCCATGTCGCGCAGCATCGCCATGCCCGGGGGCGTGTTGAGCAGCCACCGGTAGAGCTTCTGCTCGCCGGGTCCGGCCGTCCGGTCGTAGCCGTTCTGCGTGCCGACGTTGACCCCGGACGAGAAGCTGTAGTGCGTGGTCAGCTGCGGCCGGATCGATACCCTGTCGCTCACCTTGAGCGGCTGGAAGCCCGGGACGTTCACCTCGTTCTTCGGTGGCTGGTCCAGGCAGTCCGGATAGCTGAGATGGCTGGTCCGGTAGCCCAGCTGCCCGGGTTCGACCCCTTCGAAGCAGGTCGGTCTCATCTTGGCCGGGTCGAGCTTGTTCTTCAGCGTGACCTCGACACAGTCGCCCTGGTTGGCCCGGATCACCAGGGGCTCGTTCTTGACGGTGTTGTTCAGCCAGTCCGACTCCAGGGCGTACTGCAGGCCGTTGGGGTCGTGGTCGCCGGCCTTGTTGTAGGTGATGTCCCGGTTGATCGCCACGATGCTGAAGGCCTTGACCGGCGCGCCACCGCAGGGGTTGCCCGGCGGCTGGGTGATCGGCTTGGGCGGGATCGTCGGCTGCTCGTTGATGCAGTTCAGCGCGTTGGCGGTGTTGTCCGGCAGCGGGTAGAGGGCGATCTTCGGCGCCGGTGGCGGATCGTCCGGTCCTGGTGAGATCGCCGCGCCGTACGTCTGACATCGGAAGACCCGCAGATGTCCCCACGCGCCGAGGAACATGTCGTCGGCGCCTCCGAGGTAGTAGAGCTCGTCCCGGTCGATCGGATAGAAGTGATAGCCCTCCGACTGGGATTTGACCTGCATCTCGAAGTATTCGAGGATCCCGATGTGCTGGGCCGAGACGATGTTGGACCCGTCGTCCTTCGGCTCATGTCGCCACCTGGCGTCGATGTTGATGCCGTGTGACTCCTCCTGGGACAGCTGGAATATTCGCCATTTGATCCGGTCGCCGCGGAACGCCGCTGGTGTCGGCGTATACGGGAGGCTGCCCCACGCATCGGTCTGGGCCTCCGTGGGTTGCACGGTGAAGACCTGCGATGGATCTCGGTCCCGGCGTGCTTCGAACGGTTCCAGCCGGTAGTTGATGCCCATCACGCCGTAGTCGTCGTTGCTGGACGGGAACTTCGCCGGGTAGATCGGCACCCCGTCCTTGGTGACGAACTGGTCGTCGTTCGTGGTGTTCGGGTCGGCGGGTTTGAACATCGGCACGTGGTCCTCGATGAAGAGGGACACGTTGCGGTAGTCGTACCCGTCGGTCTGGGTGCCGTTGTAGTCGGTCGTCGCCGTGCAGTGCACCGCGACGATCGTGCCGATCTTCACTTCCTGGTTGGTCCGGCCGTCCCGGAAGACGCAGCCGGCGTCGTGGATCGTCCCGCCACCGAACAGGCCGGCGTCCTGGTGGACGTTGGCGTAGAAGTGGTCGTGGAACGAGTTCGTCGACGTGTTCTCGTGCACGAAGTTCCGGTACGTGATCGTCTGACCGTTGCCGTCGGCGGCCCCGTCCGCGCCCTCGTCGTAGTTCCACCCGTTGGCGGCGCCGTCCGAGGAGAGCACGTCGAACTGGACCATGTGCTGGTGCAGGCCGACCTCGTTGGTGACCTGTCTTCGGTCGAAGGTGGTGCCGCCGTACTCCAGTGGCAGCCGGTTCGTCAGCTTGTAGATCACGCAGTCGCCGACGTTGAGCAGCGGGGAGAACGGCTCCGGTTTCTTACCGGCCAGGACCGCGTCCCGCTCGGAGTTGAGGACGTAGACCCGGGACTGCGGGTTCGTCCACTTCACCGTGGGGTTGTAGGTCTGACTCAGCTGGATCGCCGATATCTCGAACTCCTTGACCGGCCGGCCGGTCGGACATGGGTTCTGGAAGAAGCCGCCCGCCACCTGTGCGCCGGGGTCGGCCGCGGCCTTCTCCTTGGCGGTCGGCGGGAACGTGCCGGCGGTGCCGCGGTCGGTGACGCCGAGCGGCGGTTTCGGCGCCTTGAACCCGAAGACGCCCGGTACGAAGTGCGGGTAACCGGTCTTCGTCGCGTCCGGTGACGGCGGGGCGGCCTTGTCGGTGACCGTGGGCTGGTAGTCGAAGTCGGCGAGCGGTTCCAGCCGCGGGATCGGCGTACCGTCGGGATTCTTCCTCGTCCCGTCCTCGAGCTTGTCGAAGGTGCGGTTGAGGCCCCACATGCCGGTCGCGAAGTGCGGATAGAGGTGGCAGTGGAAGATGATGTCGCCGAAGGTCGCCTGCTTGTCCTTGTGGGCTGATCCGGCGCCACCCTGGACCACCAGGTCGTAGTGCGCGCCGGGGGAGACCGACTGCACGTCGAGGATGTTCGTCGTCTTGGTGATGTGGTTCGGGCTGCTGATCGCGTCCAGCCCGCCCTCGTCCTGCGGGTCGTAGGCCCACCGGTTCACGTGCCAGTGGAAGGTGTGCGTCTCGAACTCGGCGGCGTGCATGAGCCGCACCTGCGCCGGCTCGCCCCGGTAGTTCGGGAAGACCAGGTCGCCGCCGCCCGGGTCGCCGTAGACCCAGGAGGACAGCGAGGTCTCCTCACCGACGCACTCGTTGGCCTTGTAGCCCTGCCCGGACACGGTGGCCGCGGGACAGCCGAGTTCCTCCCGGTTGAAGGTCGGCTCGGCGCGGTAGTTGAACGCGAACCACTCGAGCTTGATCGGCACCTGCTCGTGGTACTGGATGATCGCGTCCGCGTCCCCTCCGCCCAGGCCCGGCAGCGTGTCCTTGGTCAGGACCGCGAGCTGCGCGGAGGTGGGTTCGAGGCACTCGGTTCCGACGTTCTCGTCGTCGTCGCCGTCTCCGCCGCCCCGGCAGTACCGGGTCAGGATGCCCGGCTCGGCCTCCACCTCGTCGTGCATGAACAGCACGTTCTCGCGGAAGTCCTTGTTGTTCGGCCGCTTGATGATCGCCCGGGTGCCGGACGCGATCGGGCCGCCGGTGCGCGAGTCGACCCAGGTGGCGTCGCTCGGCTCGACGACGATCGCGCCGAACGCCCCGAAACTGTGCGAGCCGATGTACTGCTTCGACCCGCCGGCCTGCGTCTGGATCGAGGAGAAGTCCGCCCCGTCCTTGAACTGGAACTCGCCCTCGGCCTGCGCGTACAGCAGGTAGGTGAGGGAAGCGCCGGGCGCGGCGGTGGAGTCGGGGTTGTTGCCTACCGCCGTACCGTCGGCGGTCTTGACGTCGTAGTCGAGACCGTCGAAGTGCATCGACGCGTTCGGCGCCTTGGCGGGGTCGAAATCGTTCTTCGGCACGGTGAGCGCCGGCGCGAACTCCCGGGCGCCGAGCGTGGACGAGCCCGCCGCCTTCTTGATCTCGCCGGGCAGGGTGTAGATGGCCGAGTCCCGCACCGTCCGATCCAGCTGAGGCGCCGCCTCGTGCAGCCGGTTGGTGAACTTCACCGAGACGCAGTCGCCCTTGTTGGCGCGGATGGTGAGCGGTTCGATCAGGTCGTTGACGTTCGCCTTCGACGGGTCGGCGGCGTACTTGAAGTTCTGCCGGACCGTCGCGATGTTCGCGTCGAGGACGTACATCCGGCCTTCCGGTACGACGTCACCGAACCTGTTCAGGAAGAGCGGCAGGTTGATCAGCGAGACGTCGAACGTCTTCGTCGGCGCGCCGGTGACGCACGGGTTCACCGGTGCCCCGGCCTTGGGCGGCACCACAGCCGCGGCGGTGGCCTGACTGACCATCCACATGGCGCCGGCGACCAGGCCCATCCACAGGCCGGCTCCGACGGTGAGGGCGACCCGTACCGGGCCGCTGGGCCGTCGACGCGCACTGAGCAGCACGTACGCGGCGAACGTCGTAATCAGTAGTAGGGGTATGAGATCGATGGGTGTAGACACTCCACCTCCTGACGCAGGGACAACGAGGCCCAGCGCAGGAGTCATCGACCAGCGGCGTGGCCCCGTTTCCACAGCTACTGTCGATCGTGAAAGTAATCGACATACTTGCATGTGTCTATGTGATTCCCACGAAAGAGGCCCGCCCGGGCCATCCCGGACGGGCCTCTTCGCCGTGCTTGTTACTCGGTGACGGCCGTGATGGCGACCGAGCCGCGGCCGACGACCGCGCCCTCGTCCGTCACGATCGACACCTCACCGAACATCGTCCGGCCCGCCGGCGGCACCGAGGCCGCGGTGACCGAACCGGTGACCGTCGCGCTCTTCCCATTGGACAGGGAGAACGCCGTGCTCTGCGTGGTGATGCCACCCAGGGCGGGGCTGTAGTAGACGTCCAGGTAGTCGTACGCCGTGGTGCCGGCCGGCACCGCGTAGCCGTCCACCAGGACCGTGTAGGTGCCGGCGGCCGGGTTGGCGACCGAGACGGCCTCCTCCGAGTCACCGTCGGCCTGCTGCTTCACGACCTGGCCGGCCTCGTTGTAGAGAACCAGGTCGAGGTCGGCGGCGGCGTCACTGGTGTTGCCGATCGCCACGTCGAGCCGCTGGACACCCGAGGGCACCACGACCTCGTACGTCTGCTGCTCGTGGTTGGCGATCGTCGGCCGCGCCTTGAAGCCGCTGCCGAGCGGGCCGCCCTGAGCCGTCAGGTTGACCGGGCCGAAGTTGTTCGTGACCGTCCAGGTCAGCGGGGTCGCCACACCGGCCTTGACGCTGGGCAGCGTCACGGCGGCCGGGTCGACGGTGACCCCCTGGACCTTCGCGGTCAGCTTGTACGGGTTGTTCAGCGACGGCGACGTACGCCGGGACTCGACCTCGAGCTCCCAGATGCCCGGGATCGGGTTCTCGTACGACCGCTCCTGCGGCTTGCAGGCGTTCGCGTCGGAGAAGTTGGTGTAGCAGGCGGTGCTGGCGGTCGACTCGACCGGGACACCCCACGGGTTGATCGCGATCCAGCGGGTCTGCGAACCGGTCGCGATGCCGGACAGGTTCACCTGCAGCGCGGTCGCGCCCTCCGGCACGATCACGAAGTACGACGTGGTGGAGTTGCGGTCCACCGAGCCGGAGAAGGCCTCGGTGTACGACGGCTTCTTCGTCTCGACGCCGGTGACCACCGTGTTGAGCACCTCGAAGTCCACGACCGGCGTACGCGGGTCGTCGACCTTGAGGATCGCGCTGCTGACGCCCTGAGCGGGCTTGACCTTGACCTTGACGCTGACGGTCTTGTTCAGCGGCAGGTCCACCGAACCGGCCGACGAGAACACCTTGCGGTCGCCGATCCAGCTCAGGTTGTGCTTCACGGTCTTGGCCGGGCCGCTGGTACGGGTCAGCTTGACCGTGACGGTCTTCTCCTTGCCGACCGCGTAGCCACCGTCGCCGGCGGCGCAGCGGTTGTAGATGCCCTTACCGGTGTTCGGGGTCGCCAGCTGCTCGGAGAGCGGCGTGCAGACCGGGGCCGACGAGGTGTAGGTCCGGGTCTCCGACTGCTTGGTGAGCAGCTTCCAGGCGGCCGGGACGTCCATCTGGCCGTAGCCCTGGGCGTGCACCTTCTCGCCCTTGATCGGGTCGGCGGTGGTGTAGAGCGCCCGGCGCAGGCCGGCCGGCGTGACGCCGAGGTCGGTCTGCTTGGCCGCCGAGAGCAGCAGCGCGACGCCACCGGTCGTCTGCGGCGCCGACATCGAGGTGCCGTTCTGCATCGAGTAACCGGCCGGCAGGGTGTAGCCGACCGTGTCCAGCTGGGCGAGGGTCTCCCAGGTCGGGACCGTGGAGATCGCCGAGCCGGGCGCCGCGAGGTTCGGCTTGAAACCGCCGTCCTCACGCGGGCCCCGCGACGAGAAGTTGAACAGCTGCAGGTCGCGGCGGGTGACCGAGCCGTAGTTGGCGAGCCAGGTCTCCTTGCTGATGCTGGCCGCCGAGCTGATCACGTCGGTCGCGACCGACGGGTCGCCGATCGTGTTGGTGCCCGGGCCGGAGTTGCCGGCCGAGATCACGATCTGAACGCCGTAGACGTCGATGAGCTCGTCGTAGAGCTCGGCGCGGGCGTTGTTGCCGTCGTTCAGGGCCGGGAGGCCACCGATCGACACGTTGATCACGTCGACGCCGCGGTTCACGACCAGGTCGACCATGCCGGTGGTCAGCGAGGCCGCGGTGCAGCCGCCGCCCCACGAGCAGGACCGCGCGGAGACGATCTTCGCGCCCGGCGCCTGACCGTCCAGGTTGGCGTTGCCGAACAGGTCGTTACCGGCGGCGATACCCGCCACGTGCGAGCCGTGCATGCCCTCGACGATGCCGATGTTGACGAAGTCCGCGGTCGGCGGCAGCGTCGGGTCCTGGTACGGCGCGAGCGAGACGTCCTCGCGGTACTCGACGACGAACGGCATCCGCTCCGCGACGTCGGTGGCGGGGTTGTCGGTACCGAAGTAGCCGACGTCGTACTTCTCCTTGTACGGCCGCATCACGGCGTCGTCGGTGAAGTCGAAGTTCTGGTTCACGTCGACACGGATGTCGTGGCTCACCGGGTCGTAGAGGACGCCCCACCGGTCGGTGGTGTCGCCGTCCCGGTTCACGTCACCGGCGGGCTCGGAAGCCGTGGTGATGTTCTCCG comes from the Actinoplanes sp. OR16 genome and includes:
- a CDS encoding alpha/beta fold hydrolase is translated as MDESFVLAEGPWSHRFVGANGSRFHVAEVGTGPLVLFLHGFPEFWWAWNDIMIRVADAGYRAAAIDLRGYGASDKPPRGYDGYTMAADVTGLIRALGERSATVVGAGAGGMVGWAAASFHPKLVNRLVVLGAAHPLRLRAALFADPRGQLNASSAVLRFQVPRFEHVLTRDDAALVGELMTKWSSPKFAVTDEFGDYAYRCRQAMQIPQAAFCALEAYRWVARSALRLQGYRFVKLMQRPSSVPTLQLHGALDTAVLPRTAQGSGRYVTAPYEWRLIPETGHFLHREAPDVVTGEILRWLKTPS
- a CDS encoding WXG100 family type VII secretion target, which produces MNDGFLQVGHGALRQAGADIDKALAALRNQLDQLERDAGPLVATWSGSAREAYEQRQARWRAASEDLQGHLRRIRLALEESAADYAETERAAAERFR
- a CDS encoding SseB family protein, with protein sequence MSEWEPATDAEIAMRDALRTDDQESYFRILAGVDLLLPVSADALAGLAPLGWGTWSTGGRTHVLAFTSQAALKSCLADYSGSARRVPYAELANTWPNLEWWLAVNPGLPIEGYLPAWFVAQLARGDLRLPTRGPGRDAQGGTSKIQELGAAALAASRGGEAPAGGPAYPAAASPASSPSSSSPSSSPAPVAAALGAGPGSAGPGASGFVAPSVAPIPPVGSPGGAAGSPSGPGGLPVRTPGTTAPGGAAPVSAPAGPLGQPVSSSPAPAPLAPPVPPAPASTPGGLPVRTPGTAAPGGTPAGYQPPPPAATPAAYQQPSAATPAAATPGAFQQPSASTPAAYQPPAAVPAAYQPPAATPAAYQAPAVPAPSAYQVPAVPAPGTYQQPPAASSAAAAFPSAAAAFPSAAGSPSLAGPAGTPSSPGSPSSSGSAGLQSPPGSPSLSGSAGLQPSSGVPSSSGVPSSGVPSSGAPSLTGPAGLQPPAVAGGSAAGPAVGGPTPGAGIATPGWDKAGMPFNPEEDPRGPLQDLKAPLPVRTPMANTPPVPEHVAPYDPAETPFAPSWSGQRPPGAPVSAAPISATPASAAPHPSSQASGIPASGIPASGIPASGIPASGGQAFGAPAGGAPAMGAPLSAAPASAAPLSGAGSALPRRQPGQSAGSSQGGAAAAFTSFPGFAPAGAGPATPAPAAPAFPQGPASPLAAAAQTGTGSPSLPGTEGAANPLPRRQVTPPSERPASMAAAAQALGSGRQPGEQAAAGADRFGPSGPPPSIQPPSVQSAAAQPAQGQAAQGQPGVGQQGFGQLSAPASPALAPPVIPGPPNARQGLSSGYTPASFATPTPAPYSAPPAPQIPGMPPQGSPASAYATTGYGNAHTTQVIPVTPAAYGNTSPAASNLGVTGSATGGQAPQDNPDAVEFVPANDVERDLQDAADAGNTDVFLSTLLLANVLVPVASHSRPGSSPGESGFAFLPEDVDGERFLIVFTSKDRLSDHFGEPTRTVGVRFYELIRNWPDPSWSFAVNPGTPVGAKYPGAQIIQLANWATEAGLGADPVEGPAAEDAVSPVPAPEPASDEAQSATVMQKTISAEQVDYYLDRGYDRVAGFVHRASEVEHLRTPAELFGALGLYYEASPFQPDAKEAFVLRWPAYRPSLYRIPYGGQNEQALRAMDGWVIERPPFRGNGFAPGEGRDVIAEFKVDSVRLPHGAQLWQIDADGNERMLAIFDADAPLWRRVGEQ
- a CDS encoding FixH family protein; the protein is MTMGKEKWRLPAEMRHGKKPARKGRPRRSQPKPFRQGLILGICIGMTAALVIGVVGFLATRPRTAEPVASSPPAAAEQNNAAEPAAAISITSEHLGDLQVRIEARVSAPGSYDPITKGQVVAYTDMVAMPMAHKNGPIVMAEMSGRQGVYEAVTNVPMAGEYNIIVEVKQPMASTANQRLDVGTVTAK